The DNA segment ATGATCGTGGCAGTCAAAGACCTGCAAGAGGAAAAACAATTCAAACTAAAACAAGAGGCAACGCTTTAGATAAGTCTAAAGACGATCGAAAAGGTAAAAAGAAATCAAAACAACGTAAGGGTAAAAACCAACGTAATAAAGATAAAAAAGGTAATACCAACCATAAACCATTTTATAAAGATAAAAAGGTTAAAAAGAAAGCACGTAAAAAGAAAAAATAACTCAACAAAGAGGTGAAACTCAATGCCGAAAAAGAAGAAAAAATCACCAGGAACATTAGCTGAAAATCGTAAGGCAAGACATGATTTCAACATAGAAGATACGATTGAAGCGGGCATTGCGTTGAAAGGAACTGAAATTAAGTCAATTCGTCGTGGTAGCGCAAATTTAAAGGATAGTTACGCACAAGTATCAAAAGGTGAAATCTTCCTTCAAAATATGCACATTGCGCCGTACGAAGAAGGTAACCAGTTCAACCATGATCCACGTCGTTCAAGAAAACTATTACTTCATAAAAAAGAAATATTAAAACTTGGCGACCGTACGAGAGAAATTGGTTATTCTATTGTTCCTTTAAAACTATATTTAAAGCATGGTAACTGCAAAGTATTACTTGGCGTTGCAAGAGGTAAGAAGAAATACGATAAACGTCAAGCATTGAAAGAAAAAGCAGTCAAACGCGATGTGGACAGAGAGATGAAAGCCCGTTATTAAGCGAAAGATATTGCCAAAGATATTAATCTTTGGTAATATTGAATATGCTTTCTAAAAAATGTCAGTTAATATAAGCATTTTTTCTAAGAGAATGCTTGTTAATTTTTATTAAGGGGACGTTCTTGGATTCGACAGGGGTCCCCCGAGCTGATTAAGCGTGTCGGAGGGTTGTCTCCGTATCAACACACACAGTTAAAATTAACTGACAAATCAAACGATAATTTAGCAGTAGCTGCGTAATAGCCACTGCATCGCCTAACTGCATCTCCTATGTGCAGTTAACGCGATTCAACCTTAGTAGGATACGCTAAACACTGCCGTTTGAAGTCTGTTTAGAAGAGAACTAATCAAACTAGCATAGTGTTGGTTGTCTGTCTCCTATCACTATGTGAAACTTACAGATAGACTACACACGTAGAAAGATCTGTATCAGGACCTCTGGACGCGGGTTCAAATCCCGCCGTCTCCACTATTGAGCCTACAACCCGCATGGTTGTGGGCTTTTTCATTTTTGTTGCCACAGAGCCTATAAAAAAAGCCATCATCCAAACATGAATAATGGCTACAACTATTTAGCAATTTCTTATATGTAAAGGGGCAATTTAATTTAAAAATCATTACTTTTTATCTTTTTACCCATATAAACAGTAAACTTATAATGAGTAATATATCTATTATTTTCATCAAGAATGAACCAAATTTGAGTATATGTATATCGCAAATGTAACCAACGATTGGCATAAAAATGCTCAATATTAATGTAATTAAAATAATAGCTAACAGTTTGCGTTGAGAAATATATTAGCCTCTTAACTTATGAAATTTAAGTTTTTGTTAAAACTAGGTGTGATATCTACACAATTGTATGTAAGTTGTGTGAATTTGCAAAATATCGTTTCTAGGTTTAAAATATATTTATATATGTTAAATAAGCTATGTTAAACGTGACGTTTAGTGTTATCTAAAAAGACTATTTTCAACAAAAAAGAAGCCACTCTACGGCAATAGAGTAGCTCCACACACATATTAGTCTTCTTTACGAACGCCTTTGAATGGTTCTGAATCTGATTTTACTTGCATGAATTCACCAGTTTCAGTATCACGTTTAACATAGCTATCGTTTTGAGGGTTTTTAACTTGAGAACGATCTTTTACTTGACCAGTACGTTCTTGATTGTTTGAGTTGTTATTATTTGTACTATTGTTATTATTGTTGTTGTTGTTATTATTGTTTGAATTATTTGTAGCCACAATAAACACCTCCTTCCTTGGTTGGTAATTATAGTATAACAATTGTAATTTTATAATAAAGTGAAACAAATGATTATAAAAGTAAAATTTTTGTTAATATTTTAACTTTCGATATCAAAGGCCTTTGATATAATTAAAAAGCATTTTATTTATTTTTTAGAAAAATAATCGTTAATATCTTTCATAAAATTAAAAATTTGGTTGATGGACGCACAATTTTATTGGTTGTGAGTTTTTTATCATTAAAAAAGTAGGCACAAAGGTGATTCGCCTTTGTGTCTACTTTTATTTTATACTTTAACAATGGATTAGCGCGACGACATATGAGTTATAAATGTATGTGCGCTTTAGGGAAGTGATAATTTTTAGGTTCTTTTGGTGGTATAATTGCTCTAGCAATCGTGAGTAAACCGACTTTACCACATAACATCACAATAACGATTAACAATTTAGTTATTCCATGATACTCCGGTGTTAAGTTCATTGACAATCCTACTGTACCAAAGGCTGAAACGACTTCAAATAGTATTTTAATAAAGGAAATCGTCGGGTTAATCATTGATATAATGAAAGTCATGAAAAATATAAATGCGATAGAAATATTGATTATCACAATAGACATTTTAATATATTTATCGAATATTTCTTTATTGAACAATGAAATACTGTGTTCTTTTCTTAAAGTGTTTAGCACAAATATGACAATAATCGCGAAAGTTGTAACTTTAACACCACCAGCTGCACTTAATGGTGCGCCCCCGATAAACATCAATAACATGAATAACAGGGCAGTAGGTGTCGTTATACTACCAATATCGACAGTGTTAAATCCTGCTGTACGCGTTGTGACAGATTGTAAGAATGCATTTCCTATCTTTTCAATAATACCCATGTGATTTAAAGTATTCGCTTGTTCAAGTAAGAAAAAGAGTACCATACCTGAAACAATCAAAATCGATGTTGTCGATAGTACAAGCTTTGAATGCAATGATAGTTTATTTAACTTTCTACAATATAATAAGTCTATAATTACAAAATGACCGAGACCGCCCATGATGATTAACAACGGAACAACAATTATGACCACTGGATCATTCGCAAAATGAATTAAATTGTCTTTAAATAATGCAAACCCAGCGTTGTTAAACGCAGATATTGATGTAAATATACTAATAAACACGCCTTTTCCTAAGCCGTATTTAGGAATAAATGTTAAACATAAACATAGCGCACCAATTGTTTCACTTACTATACTGTAAATTGCGAGATGCTTAATTAATTTAATAATGCCACCCGGTTCATCGATATTCCAAGTAACCATAATTAAGAATCTGTTTTTTATTGAGATCTTTCTATTTAAAATAACGAGTGTCAACATCGTCACCGTTACAATCCCTAAACCACCGATTTGAATCAGGGCGAGAATAACAAGCTCACCTAAGAGATTAAATTGGGTTCCTACGTCAACGGGAGATAAGCCAGTCACTGTAAATGCACTCGAAGCTACAAATAACGCATCAATAAAATTGATAGGTTTTTTACCGGTGTACGGTAAATAAAGTAACAATGCTCCTATTATCGTCGTTGATAGAAATAAGAGTAGATAGAAATATAATGGTTTATTTACTTTGCTCATTTTTTAATCACCATTCATTGAAAATTTAAAACCTCTTAAAGGATAATAACATAATACCCAGTATATACTAATATAAATTTTTTTGTTACCAAAATTAAAAATGAAAGTGCAAAAAAGAGTATGTATTACAAGGTTCGGGTTTGAAAGTGTTAATCCCTCGTAGAAAGATATTCGCATGCACTTGTTTAGGTAGATAGAATATGAAATTATTATAAAAAGAGAACGTAGAAATCTATTTATTTAAGTAAGGAGACCAACGATGTCATTAGCAGAAATTGTTATGTTACTTTTAACAGTGACTGTGGTGCTTTTTATAATTATTTTTAATTTAATATTAGATAAATCATTAAAATATACAATTATTGCTATGATTGTGCATTCTATACTGTTATTTTTAATTAGAGTTTTTTGGGCAGGTCACTCAGTTACTTCTTCAATAATGAAGTCG comes from the Staphylococcus hsinchuensis genome and includes:
- the smpB gene encoding SsrA-binding protein SmpB is translated as MPKKKKKSPGTLAENRKARHDFNIEDTIEAGIALKGTEIKSIRRGSANLKDSYAQVSKGEIFLQNMHIAPYEEGNQFNHDPRRSRKLLLHKKEILKLGDRTREIGYSIVPLKLYLKHGNCKVLLGVARGKKKYDKRQALKEKAVKRDVDREMKARY
- a CDS encoding TrkH family potassium uptake protein, coding for MSKVNKPLYFYLLLFLSTTIIGALLLYLPYTGKKPINFIDALFVASSAFTVTGLSPVDVGTQFNLLGELVILALIQIGGLGIVTVTMLTLVILNRKISIKNRFLIMVTWNIDEPGGIIKLIKHLAIYSIVSETIGALCLCLTFIPKYGLGKGVFISIFTSISAFNNAGFALFKDNLIHFANDPVVIIVVPLLIIMGGLGHFVIIDLLYCRKLNKLSLHSKLVLSTTSILIVSGMVLFFLLEQANTLNHMGIIEKIGNAFLQSVTTRTAGFNTVDIGSITTPTALLFMLLMFIGGAPLSAAGGVKVTTFAIIVIFVLNTLRKEHSISLFNKEIFDKYIKMSIVIINISIAFIFFMTFIISMINPTISFIKILFEVVSAFGTVGLSMNLTPEYHGITKLLIVIVMLCGKVGLLTIARAIIPPKEPKNYHFPKAHIHL